The following coding sequences are from one Achromobacter sp. B7 window:
- the paaA gene encoding 1,2-phenylacetyl-CoA epoxidase subunit PaaA produces the protein MYAQLVETGVKQVKTADQLEGPEQTFQRRIDDGVRIEAKDWMPDAYRKTLVRQISQHAHSEIVGMLPEGNWITRAPSLKRKAILLAKVQDEAGHGLYLYSAAETLGVSRDDLIDDLHAGRAKYSSIFNYPTLSWADIGMIGWLVDGSAIINQIPLCRCSYGPYARAMVRVCKEESFHQRQGYDLLMQMCLHGTPEQKAMVQDSLNRWWWPALMMFGPSDADSPNSAQSMAWKIKLFSNDELRQKMVDQTVPQAEYLGLTVPDPDLKWNAERGHYDFGEIDWSEFYAVLKGNGPCNRERLAARVKAHEDGAWVRDALVAYADKKAQRKAA, from the coding sequence ATGTACGCTCAACTCGTCGAAACCGGCGTCAAGCAGGTCAAAACCGCCGACCAGCTTGAAGGCCCCGAACAGACGTTCCAGCGCCGCATAGACGATGGCGTGCGCATCGAGGCCAAGGACTGGATGCCCGATGCCTACCGCAAGACGCTGGTGCGCCAGATCTCTCAGCACGCGCACTCGGAAATCGTCGGCATGCTGCCCGAAGGCAACTGGATCACGCGGGCCCCGTCGCTCAAGCGCAAGGCGATCTTGCTGGCCAAGGTGCAGGACGAGGCCGGCCACGGGCTGTATCTGTACAGCGCCGCCGAGACGCTGGGCGTGTCGCGCGATGACCTGATCGACGACCTGCACGCGGGCCGCGCCAAGTACTCCAGCATCTTCAATTACCCGACCCTTAGCTGGGCGGACATCGGCATGATCGGTTGGCTGGTCGATGGCTCGGCCATCATCAACCAGATTCCGCTGTGCCGCTGTTCCTACGGCCCCTACGCGCGCGCCATGGTGCGCGTCTGTAAGGAAGAGTCCTTCCACCAGCGCCAGGGCTATGACCTGTTGATGCAGATGTGCCTGCATGGCACACCCGAGCAAAAGGCGATGGTGCAGGATTCGCTGAACCGCTGGTGGTGGCCGGCGCTGATGATGTTCGGCCCGTCGGACGCCGATTCGCCCAACAGCGCGCAATCGATGGCCTGGAAGATCAAGCTTTTCTCCAATGACGAGCTGCGCCAGAAGATGGTGGACCAGACCGTGCCGCAGGCCGAATACCTGGGCCTGACCGTGCCGGACCCCGACCTGAAGTGGAACGCGGAACGCGGCCACTACGACTTCGGCGAGATCGACTGGAGCGAGTTCTACGCCGTGCTCAAAGGCAATGGGCCGTGCAACCGCGAACGCCTGGCCGCGCGCGTCAAGGCGCACGAAGACGGCGCCTGGGTGCGCGACGCACTGGTCGCTTACGCGGACAAGAAGGCGCAACGCAAGGCCGCTTGA
- the paaB gene encoding 1,2-phenylacetyl-CoA epoxidase subunit PaaB, producing MSKDWPLWEVFIRSQHGLAHKHVGSLHAPDAEMAINHARDVYTRRNEGLSIWVVRASDISASSPGDKEPLFEPANSKVYRHPTFFPMPEEIKHM from the coding sequence ATGAGCAAAGACTGGCCTTTGTGGGAAGTGTTCATCCGCAGCCAGCACGGCCTGGCCCACAAGCACGTCGGCAGCCTGCATGCCCCGGACGCCGAAATGGCGATCAATCACGCGCGTGACGTCTACACGCGCCGCAACGAAGGTCTGAGCATCTGGGTCGTGCGCGCCTCGGACATCTCGGCCAGCAGCCCCGGCGACAAGGAACCCTTGTTCGAGCCGGCCAACAGCAAGGTCTACCGGCATCCCACGTTTTTCCCGATGCCCGAAGAAATCAAGCACATGTAA
- the paaC gene encoding 1,2-phenylacetyl-CoA epoxidase subunit PaaC, translating to MDKTLFEYLLRLGDSSLILSQRLGAWTGHGPILEEDLALTNTALDLLGQARMWLTLAGEVEGAGRDEDALAYHRDAHQFHNVLLVERANGNYADTMARQFLFDVWHYFLLQRLEQSSDERVAAIAAKSIKEVTYHVRRSSDLVVRLGDGTDESHAKMQAAIDDAWRFTGELFADDAVDQDVAARGIGCELAALREPWLAHVREVLEEATLTVPDETAANHLAYRGGRQGKHTEELGYVLAEMQYLPRAYPGATW from the coding sequence ATGGACAAGACTTTGTTTGAATACCTGCTGCGCCTGGGCGATTCGTCGCTCATCCTGTCGCAGCGGCTGGGCGCGTGGACCGGGCACGGCCCCATCCTGGAAGAGGACCTGGCGCTGACCAATACCGCGCTGGACCTGCTGGGCCAGGCGCGCATGTGGCTGACGCTGGCGGGTGAAGTCGAAGGCGCGGGCCGCGATGAAGACGCGCTGGCCTATCACCGCGACGCTCACCAGTTCCATAACGTGTTGCTGGTCGAACGCGCCAATGGCAACTATGCCGACACCATGGCGCGCCAGTTCCTGTTCGACGTCTGGCACTACTTCCTGCTGCAACGCCTGGAACAATCCTCCGACGAACGCGTGGCCGCCATCGCCGCCAAGTCCATCAAGGAAGTCACTTACCACGTGCGCCGCTCGTCGGACCTGGTCGTGCGTCTGGGCGACGGCACCGACGAAAGCCACGCCAAGATGCAGGCGGCCATCGACGACGCCTGGCGCTTTACCGGCGAACTGTTCGCCGACGACGCCGTGGACCAGGACGTGGCCGCGCGCGGCATCGGCTGTGAACTGGCCGCGCTGCGCGAACCGTGGCTGGCGCACGTGCGCGAAGTGCTGGAAGAAGCCACGCTGACCGTTCCCGATGAAACCGCGGCCAACCATCTGGCCTACCGGGGCGGTCGCCAGGGCAAGCACACCGAAGAGCTGGGCTACGTGCTGGCCGAAATGCAGTACCTGCCGCGCGCCTACCCGGGAGCCACCTGGTGA
- the paaD gene encoding 1,2-phenylacetyl-CoA epoxidase subunit PaaD, whose product MNALAPVSADQVYAWLHEVPDPEIPVLSVVDLGVVREVNWEGDTCVVVITPTYSGCPAMREITQDIQQTLARHGVADVRVDTRLAPAWTTDWMSEKGREALKGYGIAAPAERAIDISGISRRAVAPAIACPRCGSRDTRMVSNFGSTSCKALYRCVSCREPFDYFKTH is encoded by the coding sequence GTGAACGCGCTGGCGCCCGTTTCCGCCGACCAGGTCTACGCCTGGCTGCACGAGGTCCCCGACCCGGAGATTCCCGTGCTGTCCGTGGTGGACCTGGGCGTGGTGCGTGAGGTGAACTGGGAAGGCGACACCTGTGTCGTCGTCATCACCCCCACGTATTCCGGCTGCCCGGCCATGCGCGAAATCACGCAGGACATCCAACAGACGCTGGCCCGCCATGGCGTGGCCGACGTCCGTGTCGACACCCGCCTGGCGCCCGCCTGGACGACCGACTGGATGAGCGAAAAGGGCCGCGAAGCGCTCAAGGGTTACGGCATCGCCGCGCCCGCCGAGCGCGCCATCGACATTTCGGGCATCAGCCGCCGCGCTGTCGCGCCCGCTATCGCGTGCCCGCGCTGCGGCTCGCGCGATACGCGGATGGTCAGCAACTTCGGGTCCACGTCGTGCAAGGCGCTGTATCGCTGCGTGTCTTGCCGTGAACCCTTCGATTATTTCAAGACTCACTGA
- the paaE gene encoding 1,2-phenylacetyl-CoA epoxidase subunit PaaE — protein MSNQFHSLKVASVARNTRDAVVVTFDLPDTLTDEFAFLPGQYLTLRTQLNGEELRRSYSICSAPHDKLLRVAIKKVDEGAFSSWANHELQPGQTLEVMAPAGNFTVDFSPENQRHYVAFAVGSGITPVFSLVKTALSIEPRSKFTLFFGNRASSAVLFREEIEDLKNLYMERFSLVYVMSRETQDIELFNGRLDGDKVDQLMSAWMSPEDIDYAFVCGPQTMTESVVERLQARGIPKANIKFELFGAPKGPRALRTGHDAPQAPGKGQCEVTVVQDGHSRMFVIDKNKDSVLDSALAQGIELPYSCKGGVCSTCRCKVIEGEVDMDANFALEDYEVARGFVLSCQSFPVSDRLVIDFDQET, from the coding sequence ATGAGCAACCAATTTCATTCCTTGAAGGTGGCCTCGGTGGCGCGCAACACGCGTGATGCCGTGGTCGTGACCTTTGACCTGCCCGACACGCTGACCGACGAGTTCGCCTTCCTGCCGGGGCAGTACCTGACCCTGCGCACGCAGCTGAACGGCGAAGAGCTGCGCCGCTCGTACTCGATCTGTTCCGCGCCGCACGACAAGCTGCTGCGCGTGGCCATCAAGAAGGTCGACGAAGGCGCGTTCTCCAGCTGGGCCAACCATGAACTGCAACCCGGCCAGACGCTGGAAGTGATGGCGCCCGCCGGCAATTTCACGGTGGATTTCTCGCCCGAGAACCAGCGCCATTACGTGGCCTTCGCGGTGGGCAGCGGCATCACGCCGGTGTTCTCGCTGGTGAAAACCGCGCTGTCGATCGAGCCGCGCAGCAAGTTCACGCTGTTCTTTGGCAACCGTGCGTCGTCGGCCGTGCTGTTCCGCGAAGAAATCGAAGACCTGAAAAACCTGTACATGGAGCGCTTCTCGCTGGTCTACGTCATGAGCCGCGAGACGCAAGACATTGAACTGTTCAACGGCCGCCTGGACGGCGATAAGGTCGACCAGCTGATGTCGGCCTGGATGAGCCCCGAAGACATCGATTACGCTTTTGTCTGTGGTCCGCAAACCATGACAGAAAGCGTGGTCGAGCGGCTGCAAGCGCGCGGCATTCCCAAGGCGAACATCAAATTTGAACTGTTCGGCGCGCCCAAGGGGCCGCGCGCACTGCGTACCGGCCACGACGCCCCGCAGGCGCCCGGCAAGGGCCAGTGCGAGGTGACCGTGGTGCAAGACGGCCACAGCCGCATGTTCGTGATTGATAAGAATAAAGACAGCGTGCTGGACTCGGCGCTGGCGCAGGGAATCGAGCTGCCCTATTCGTGCAAGGGCGGCGTGTGTTCCACCTGCCGCTGCAAGGTCATCGAAGGCGAAGTGGACATGGATGCCAACTTCGCCCTGGAAGACTACGAAGTGGCGCGCGGTTTCGTACTGAGCTGCCAGAGCTTTCCGGTCAGCGACCGCCTGGTCATCGACTTCGACCAGGAAACCTGA
- the paaN gene encoding phenylacetic acid degradation protein PaaN, with the protein MSQKFFERHQPVLEQSLAAAALRGYWSPFAESPSPRNYGETANDDGRAAFEALKGKPFPLNLHDADGTVGGEKSPYGFDLGITYPHVPVDKLIGASKRALEDWRRAGPQAWVGVSLEILARLNKLSFEIAYAVQHTTGQGFMMAFQAGGPHAQDRGFEAVTYAWQEMSRIPGVAMWEKPQGKNDPIRMEKQFTVVPRGVALVIGCSTFPTWNGYPGMFASLATGNTVIVKPHPGAILPLAITVKVAREVLQEAGFDPDVVLLAAHEAGDDTAQKLALDPAVKIVDFTGSTANGNWLEDNARQALVYTEKAGVNQVIIDSTDDLKGVARNLAFSLALYSGQMCTAPQNIYVPRDGINTPEGRVSFDDVAAALGVALEKLGADAARAVELTGAIQNDGIVERIEKARALGLPVVADSKALTHPQFENARVRTPLLLRTEAGNAAISQEWFGPIAFVVATDSTAHSVQLARDSVIQHGALSLSAYTTDPQVADQVQDAAEVSGVSLSLNLTGAVFVNQTAAFSDFHGTGANPAANAALSDTAFVSNRFRVVQTRRHV; encoded by the coding sequence GTGTCCCAAAAATTCTTCGAGCGTCACCAGCCCGTGCTGGAACAATCCCTGGCGGCTGCCGCGCTGCGTGGCTACTGGAGCCCGTTTGCCGAATCGCCCAGCCCGCGCAACTATGGCGAAACCGCCAACGACGACGGCCGCGCCGCCTTCGAAGCCCTTAAGGGCAAACCGTTTCCCCTGAACCTGCACGACGCCGACGGCACGGTGGGCGGCGAGAAGTCGCCCTACGGTTTCGACCTAGGCATTACGTACCCGCATGTGCCGGTCGACAAGCTGATCGGCGCGTCCAAGCGCGCGCTGGAAGATTGGCGCCGTGCCGGTCCGCAAGCCTGGGTGGGCGTGTCGCTGGAAATCCTGGCGCGCTTGAACAAGCTGAGTTTTGAAATTGCCTACGCCGTGCAGCACACCACCGGCCAGGGCTTCATGATGGCCTTCCAGGCCGGCGGCCCGCACGCGCAAGACCGCGGCTTTGAAGCCGTGACGTACGCCTGGCAGGAAATGTCGCGTATCCCGGGCGTGGCGATGTGGGAAAAGCCGCAAGGCAAAAATGACCCCATCCGCATGGAAAAGCAGTTCACCGTGGTGCCGCGTGGCGTGGCGCTGGTGATCGGCTGCTCGACCTTCCCAACGTGGAACGGCTACCCCGGCATGTTCGCCAGCCTGGCCACGGGCAACACCGTTATCGTCAAGCCGCACCCGGGCGCGATTCTGCCGCTGGCCATCACCGTGAAGGTCGCGCGCGAAGTGCTGCAAGAAGCCGGCTTTGATCCCGATGTGGTGTTGTTGGCCGCGCACGAAGCCGGCGACGACACGGCGCAGAAGCTGGCGCTGGACCCGGCCGTCAAGATCGTGGACTTTACCGGCAGCACCGCCAACGGCAACTGGCTGGAAGACAACGCCCGCCAGGCGCTGGTCTACACCGAGAAGGCCGGCGTCAACCAGGTCATCATCGATTCCACCGACGACCTGAAGGGCGTGGCGCGCAACCTGGCGTTCTCGCTGGCGTTGTACTCGGGCCAGATGTGCACGGCGCCGCAAAACATCTACGTGCCGCGCGACGGCATCAACACGCCGGAAGGCCGCGTCAGTTTTGACGACGTCGCGGCTGCCCTGGGCGTGGCGCTGGAGAAGCTGGGCGCCGACGCCGCCCGCGCCGTGGAATTGACGGGCGCCATCCAGAATGACGGCATCGTCGAACGCATCGAGAAGGCCCGCGCGCTGGGCCTGCCGGTGGTGGCGGACAGCAAGGCGCTGACGCACCCGCAGTTTGAAAACGCCCGCGTGCGCACGCCGCTGCTGCTGCGTACGGAAGCCGGCAACGCCGCCATCAGCCAGGAATGGTTTGGCCCGATCGCCTTCGTGGTGGCTACGGATTCCACCGCCCACAGCGTTCAGCTGGCGCGTGACAGCGTCATTCAGCACGGTGCGCTGTCGCTGTCCGCCTACACCACCGACCCGCAAGTGGCCGACCAGGTGCAGGACGCGGCCGAAGTGTCCGGCGTGTCGCTGTCGCTGAACCTGACGGGCGCGGTGTTCGTCAACCAGACCGCGGCCTTCAGCGACTTCCACGGCACCGGCGCCAACCCGGCGGCCAACGCCGCGCTGTCCGACACCGCCTTCGTGTCCAACCGCTTCCGCGTGGTGCAAACCCGCCGTCACGTCTAA
- the paaG gene encoding 2-(1,2-epoxy-1,2-dihydrophenyl)acetyl-CoA isomerase PaaG, translated as MSYQDIQFDLSGGIARLTLNRPDKLNSFTANMHAEVADALTRVETEGARVLVLTGAGRGFCAGQDLSERKPAEDGTPPDLGETVDKFYAPLVRRLNALPMPVVVGVNGVAAGAGANLAFAGDIVIAKASANFIQSFCRLGLIPDTGGTFALPRLVGRARAMGLAMLGDKLSAKQAEEWGLIWQCVADEEFDATLERLAQHFSTAPTKGLAYTKRAMQASLGNDLSTQLDLERDMMRELGRSADYAEGVAAFLGKREPQFKGQ; from the coding sequence ATGAGCTATCAGGATATTCAATTTGATTTGTCGGGCGGCATCGCCCGACTGACGCTGAACCGCCCGGACAAGCTGAACAGCTTCACCGCGAACATGCACGCCGAAGTGGCCGACGCGTTGACGCGCGTGGAAACCGAAGGCGCGCGCGTGTTGGTGCTGACCGGTGCAGGGCGGGGCTTTTGCGCAGGGCAAGACTTAAGCGAGCGCAAGCCCGCCGAAGACGGTACGCCGCCCGATCTGGGCGAAACCGTCGACAAGTTCTACGCGCCGCTGGTGCGCCGCTTGAACGCCTTGCCGATGCCGGTTGTGGTCGGCGTGAACGGCGTGGCGGCGGGGGCGGGCGCCAACCTGGCGTTCGCGGGCGACATCGTTATCGCCAAGGCGTCGGCCAATTTCATTCAGTCGTTCTGCCGCCTGGGCTTGATCCCCGACACCGGCGGCACGTTCGCGCTGCCGCGACTGGTGGGCCGCGCGCGCGCCATGGGCCTGGCGATGCTGGGCGACAAGCTCAGCGCCAAGCAGGCCGAGGAATGGGGCCTGATCTGGCAGTGCGTGGCGGACGAAGAATTCGACGCCACCCTGGAACGCTTGGCGCAGCACTTTTCCACGGCACCCACCAAGGGTCTGGCATACACCAAGCGGGCCATGCAGGCCAGCCTAGGCAATGATCTGTCGACGCAGCTGGATCTGGAACGCGACATGATGCGCGAACTGGGCCGTAGCGCCGACTACGCCGAAGGCGTGGCCGCGTTCCTGGGCAAGCGCGAACCGCAATTCAAGGGGCAATGA